In Mustela nigripes isolate SB6536 chromosome 12, MUSNIG.SB6536, whole genome shotgun sequence, one DNA window encodes the following:
- the HAVCR1 gene encoding hepatitis A virus cellular receptor 1 isoform X2 gives MQPWVAISGLLLLLTDAVVSYTQVIGVVGHSITLPCTYSTAPGVTTMCWGRGACPMSRCSDEVVWTNGSHVTVRKHPRYKLKGNILRGNVSLTIENVAQTDRGLYCCRVEHRGWFNDMKRTLSLEIKPETTSSSARQTAGTQPTGPRERSTRQPTDSPLYSCPTDGNGTVTQSSDGLWHSNQTHVLLAQNPWTTTSKGLYIGICVTAVVLFAVLVVVITKKYFCVRNKLEQLNMVCMNDPRTGALQSAAEVGIRAEDNIYIIEDNVYVMD, from the exons ATGCAACCTTGGGTAGCCATCTCAGGCCTCCTGCTACTTCTGACGG aTGCTGTAGTTTCTTACACTCAAGTGATTGGCGTGGTGGGTCACTCCATCACGCTGCCCTGCACCTACTCAACAGCCCCTGGAGTCACTACCATGTGCTGGGGTCGAGGGGCCTGTCCCATGTCCCGTTGCTCCGATGAAGTGGTCTGGACTAATGGATCCCATGTCACCGTTCGGAAACACCCACGTTATAAGCTAAAGGGAAACATTTTAAGAGGGAATGTGTCTTTGACCATAGAGAATGTGGCCCAGACTGACCGTGGTCTCTACTGTTGCCGTGTTGAGCACAGGGGGTGGTTCAATGATATGAAACGCACCCTGTCGCTGGAGATAAAGCCAG AAACTACTTCATCCTCTGCCAGGCAGACAGCAGGAACCCAGCCTACTGGGCCACGGGAAAGGAGCACAAGACAGCCCACCGATTCACCATTGTACTCCTGCCCCACCG ATGGGAATGGCACTGTGACACAATCTTCAGATGGCCTTTGGCATAGCAATCAAACT CATGTGTTGCTGGCACAGAATCCGTGGACGACCACCAGTAAGGGACTGTACATCGGCATTTGTGTTACTGCTGTGGTATTGTTCGCTGTGCTGGTCGTCGTGATTACCAAAA AATATTTCTGCGTAAGAAACAAGCTGGAACAACTAAA CATGGTTTGCATGAATGACCCTCGGACTGGAGCTTTGCAAAGTGCAGCCGAAGTGGGCATCCGAGCAGAAGACAATATCTACATTATTGAGGACAATGTTTATGTCATGGATTAA
- the HAVCR1 gene encoding hepatitis A virus cellular receptor 1 isoform X1 has protein sequence MQPWVAISGLLLLLTDAVVSYTQVIGVVGHSITLPCTYSTAPGVTTMCWGRGACPMSRCSDEVVWTNGSHVTVRKHPRYKLKGNILRGNVSLTIENVAQTDRGLYCCRVEHRGWFNDMKRTLSLEIKPAEVTSVPTSPSVFTSTSSTPAPTQNLKPETTSSSARQTAGTQPTGPRERSTRQPTDSPLYSCPTDGNGTVTQSSDGLWHSNQTHVLLAQNPWTTTSKGLYIGICVTAVVLFAVLVVVITKKYFCVRNKLEQLNMVCMNDPRTGALQSAAEVGIRAEDNIYIIEDNVYVMD, from the exons ATGCAACCTTGGGTAGCCATCTCAGGCCTCCTGCTACTTCTGACGG aTGCTGTAGTTTCTTACACTCAAGTGATTGGCGTGGTGGGTCACTCCATCACGCTGCCCTGCACCTACTCAACAGCCCCTGGAGTCACTACCATGTGCTGGGGTCGAGGGGCCTGTCCCATGTCCCGTTGCTCCGATGAAGTGGTCTGGACTAATGGATCCCATGTCACCGTTCGGAAACACCCACGTTATAAGCTAAAGGGAAACATTTTAAGAGGGAATGTGTCTTTGACCATAGAGAATGTGGCCCAGACTGACCGTGGTCTCTACTGTTGCCGTGTTGAGCACAGGGGGTGGTTCAATGATATGAAACGCACCCTGTCGCTGGAGATAAAGCCAG CCGAGGTCACCAGTGTTCCAACGTCACCTAGTGTCTTTACCTCTACTTCTTCAACGCCAGCACCCACGCAGAACCTCAAGCCAG AAACTACTTCATCCTCTGCCAGGCAGACAGCAGGAACCCAGCCTACTGGGCCACGGGAAAGGAGCACAAGACAGCCCACCGATTCACCATTGTACTCCTGCCCCACCG ATGGGAATGGCACTGTGACACAATCTTCAGATGGCCTTTGGCATAGCAATCAAACT CATGTGTTGCTGGCACAGAATCCGTGGACGACCACCAGTAAGGGACTGTACATCGGCATTTGTGTTACTGCTGTGGTATTGTTCGCTGTGCTGGTCGTCGTGATTACCAAAA AATATTTCTGCGTAAGAAACAAGCTGGAACAACTAAA CATGGTTTGCATGAATGACCCTCGGACTGGAGCTTTGCAAAGTGCAGCCGAAGTGGGCATCCGAGCAGAAGACAATATCTACATTATTGAGGACAATGTTTATGTCATGGATTAA